One window of Cohnella hashimotonis genomic DNA carries:
- a CDS encoding LolA family protein: protein MLRKLPWIAAALVLVATLLSGCGAGKNADSVVKDLTKLSDKMDSYQGSGVMTLHTGQQPQAYKVEVWYQKPNYYRVALTSASRDVTQIVLRNDDGVFVLTPSLNKSYRFQSDWPDNQGQVYLLQTLLHSITVDNSRQFAAEKDSYVFNVMAGNYQNGSFARQKIWLDKSDYSPQLVEVTDTNSNVLVDVKFDSFEFGKKFDKSAFDMQQNLATPKGDASTTGALPIDGASPDATGTAGTAADPATADPATADPADGTDGKTAEPAVEMAAIEPDPLMLPQGVTQVEAPFDVQLGDGAQGVMLRYSGTYDFSIVESQSKDRAVSALAQTKALDLGFTVGFLTEDDTRSLAWTYDGVDYRLTTVDLPNEEMVRVAQALVDQSGK from the coding sequence ATGCTTCGCAAGCTGCCGTGGATCGCGGCTGCCCTGGTGCTCGTCGCGACGTTGCTGTCGGGATGCGGCGCGGGCAAGAACGCCGATTCGGTCGTGAAGGATCTGACCAAGTTGTCGGACAAGATGGACAGCTACCAAGGAAGCGGCGTCATGACGCTGCATACCGGGCAGCAGCCGCAGGCTTACAAGGTCGAAGTATGGTACCAAAAGCCTAACTATTACCGCGTCGCGCTGACGAGCGCCAGCCGCGACGTGACGCAGATCGTGCTCCGCAACGACGACGGCGTGTTTGTCCTGACGCCGAGCCTCAATAAGAGCTACCGTTTCCAGAGCGACTGGCCGGACAACCAAGGCCAAGTGTACCTGCTGCAAACGCTCCTGCACAGCATCACCGTCGACAACTCGCGCCAGTTCGCGGCAGAGAAGGACTCTTACGTTTTCAACGTGATGGCCGGCAATTATCAGAACGGCTCGTTCGCCCGCCAGAAGATCTGGCTCGACAAGAGCGACTACTCGCCGCAGCTCGTCGAGGTGACGGACACGAATTCGAACGTGCTGGTGGACGTGAAGTTCGACAGCTTCGAGTTCGGCAAAAAGTTCGACAAGTCCGCGTTCGACATGCAGCAGAACCTCGCGACGCCGAAGGGCGATGCCAGCACGACCGGCGCGCTGCCGATCGACGGCGCTTCGCCGGACGCGACCGGCACGGCCGGCACGGCCGCAGACCCGGCAACTGCCGATCCGGCAACTGCCGATCCGGCAGACGGCACGGACGGCAAAACCGCCGAGCCGGCCGTCGAGATGGCGGCGATCGAGCCCGATCCGCTCATGCTGCCGCAAGGCGTGACGCAAGTGGAAGCGCCTTTCGACGTGCAGCTCGGCGACGGGGCGCAAGGCGTCATGCTGCGCTACAGCGGCACTTACGATTTCTCGATCGTCGAATCGCAGTCCAAGGACCGCGCCGTCTCGGCGCTGGCGCAAACCAAGGCGCTCGACCTCGGCTTCACCGTCGGCTTCCTGACCGAAGACGACACCAGATCGCTGGCATGGACGTACGACGGCGTGGATTACCGCCTGACGACTGTCGATCTGCCGAACGAGGAGATGGTTCGCGTCGCCCAGGCGCTCGTCGACCAATCCGGCAAGTAA
- a CDS encoding TetR/AcrR family transcriptional regulator — translation MRILLAAKRLFARQGFEGTTVRALGLEADTNPALVSYYFQGKDKLFEALMDEFFPIELVRETIAAPMEPVAGLKVVIREIVKFQLEDPDLIRVIQNEIGNETCRRDFIRAYLMPIWEKIRSLLAEGKRRGVFHYRSLDSAFLYLWGGITYRREFSFFDPVLLEPIPDSERLCEDMTAFVLAALRCPDMDKPSVAL, via the coding sequence ATGCGCATATTGCTGGCTGCCAAGCGGCTTTTCGCACGGCAGGGCTTTGAAGGGACGACGGTTCGGGCGCTAGGCCTCGAGGCGGATACGAATCCCGCGCTCGTGTCCTATTATTTTCAAGGCAAGGACAAGCTTTTTGAGGCGTTGATGGACGAATTTTTTCCCATCGAGCTCGTTCGGGAGACGATTGCCGCGCCGATGGAGCCGGTCGCAGGCCTTAAGGTCGTCATCCGCGAGATCGTCAAGTTTCAATTGGAGGACCCAGACCTCATTCGCGTTATTCAGAACGAGATCGGCAACGAGACGTGCAGGCGAGACTTCATCCGGGCGTATCTGATGCCGATCTGGGAGAAGATTCGCTCCCTGCTCGCAGAGGGCAAGCGTCGCGGCGTTTTTCATTACCGTTCGCTCGACAGCGCATTCCTCTATCTGTGGGGAGGCATTACGTACAGGCGCGAATTCAGCTTTTTCGACCCGGTGCTGCTGGAGCCCATACCCGATTCGGAGCGGCTGTGCGAGGATATGACGGCTTTTGTGCTCGCCGCGCTGCGCTGCCCGGACATGGACAAGCCTTCGGTGGCGCTATAA
- a CDS encoding CopG family ribbon-helix-helix protein — MANLHNTKRIMISLPDHLLREVDYVAANENSNRSEVVRQAMKQYLVDRKKRLIRDAMQRGYLEMAKINLNMASEAFHAEEDAESTLGRLVSGV, encoded by the coding sequence GTGGCCAATTTGCACAATACGAAGCGGATTATGATCAGTCTGCCCGATCATCTGCTGCGCGAGGTGGACTATGTCGCGGCGAACGAGAATTCCAATCGCAGCGAAGTCGTCCGTCAGGCGATGAAGCAGTATCTGGTCGACAGAAAGAAACGACTGATCCGCGACGCGATGCAGCGGGGATACCTGGAGATGGCCAAGATTAACCTGAACATGGCATCCGAAGCGTTCCATGCCGAGGAAGACGCAGAGAGCACGCTCGGACGGCTCGTGAGCGGGGTGTAG
- a CDS encoding IS4 family transposase gives MIAQPSNLNQLPNELKPTFQELKVMQHLQQAGFRKRFGFSCAQLFQLVFVLLFHQKNWFRLLESRKDDSMPGKDAVYRFLNHTGLAWRRFLTSLSVATVKKVDALTSADRDAVFIVDDSMFERNRSKAVELLARFKDHATGAYYKGFRMLTMGWSDGHTFLPVDFALLSSSKSAITGMNESVDKRSHGYKRRQEALLSAPQVVASMLDRVLAAGATASYVLMDSWFTHAPLIREIVSRGLDVIGMVKNDNKRFLMQGQKLSLKELYSVATPVASKKRSILRSIRTVLACGTPVHVVFVRNRSKKNDWLAVLTTDLALCVEDVIRIYAIRWDIEVFFKCTKSLLRLQKEFQGRSYDLLISHTTIVFSRYLLLAWQHRQSTDARTFGGLFYVLCDEVGTLDWTVALQQLLDLISEIATKAGKKLGALIQRQLQQWIASLPSYIRACLPISCCES, from the coding sequence ATGATAGCCCAACCCTCCAATTTGAATCAACTGCCTAACGAACTAAAACCGACGTTTCAAGAATTGAAAGTCATGCAGCATTTACAGCAAGCTGGATTTCGCAAACGCTTTGGCTTTAGCTGCGCCCAATTGTTTCAACTCGTCTTCGTTCTGTTGTTTCATCAGAAAAACTGGTTTCGTCTGCTGGAGAGCCGCAAAGATGATTCCATGCCCGGCAAAGATGCGGTTTATCGCTTTCTCAATCATACCGGCCTTGCATGGCGCCGGTTTTTGACCTCGCTTAGTGTCGCCACCGTAAAGAAGGTGGACGCGCTGACGTCTGCGGATCGGGATGCCGTCTTCATCGTCGACGATTCGATGTTCGAACGCAATCGCAGCAAAGCCGTTGAGTTGCTCGCCCGGTTCAAAGATCATGCGACAGGTGCGTACTACAAAGGTTTCCGCATGCTAACGATGGGGTGGTCGGACGGCCACACGTTCTTACCCGTGGATTTTGCATTGCTCAGTTCAAGCAAGTCGGCGATCACCGGCATGAATGAGTCCGTCGACAAACGGTCGCACGGCTACAAGCGTCGGCAGGAAGCGCTTCTGTCGGCTCCGCAAGTCGTTGCGTCCATGCTGGACCGCGTCTTGGCGGCCGGAGCAACCGCCTCTTATGTCTTGATGGACAGTTGGTTCACGCATGCGCCGCTCATTCGCGAAATCGTCTCCCGTGGACTTGATGTGATTGGCATGGTCAAGAACGACAACAAACGATTCCTTATGCAAGGCCAGAAGTTGTCGCTTAAAGAGCTTTACTCAGTCGCCACGCCTGTAGCGAGCAAGAAACGCAGCATTCTCCGCTCGATCCGAACGGTGCTGGCTTGCGGCACGCCAGTGCATGTGGTATTCGTTCGCAACCGCTCGAAGAAGAATGATTGGCTCGCCGTTCTAACGACAGACCTAGCGCTCTGTGTAGAGGACGTCATCCGAATTTACGCGATCCGCTGGGACATCGAGGTCTTCTTCAAATGCACCAAGTCACTGCTACGTTTGCAAAAGGAATTCCAAGGCCGCTCTTATGATTTGCTGATCAGCCACACCACAATTGTCTTTTCGCGTTACCTGCTACTGGCTTGGCAGCATCGACAGAGTACAGATGCACGCACGTTCGGCGGTTTGTTTTATGTGCTGTGCGACGAAGTCGGCACGCTGGATTGGACAGTCGCCTTGCAACAACTGCTTGATCTGATCAGCGAAATCGCCACGAAAGCAGGAAAGAAGCTGGGGGCTTTGATTCAGCGTCAACTCCAGCAATGGATTGCCAGTTTGCCCAGTTACATCAGGGCTTGTTTGCCGATTTCATGCTGCGAAAGTTGA
- a CDS encoding type II toxin-antitoxin system PemK/MazF family toxin, whose translation MIVKRGDVFYADLSPVVGSEQGGVRPVLVIQNDIGNRFSPTVIVAAITAQIQKAKLPTHVEIEAKEHGMERDSVVLLEQIRTIDKQRLTDKITHLDEEMMRKVDEALLISVGLIDF comes from the coding sequence TTGATCGTCAAACGCGGGGATGTGTTCTACGCGGACCTGTCGCCTGTCGTCGGGTCCGAGCAGGGCGGCGTGCGCCCTGTGCTCGTCATTCAGAACGATATCGGCAACCGGTTCAGTCCGACGGTTATCGTAGCGGCGATTACGGCGCAGATTCAAAAGGCGAAGCTTCCGACGCATGTGGAGATCGAGGCGAAGGAGCACGGAATGGAGCGCGATTCGGTCGTGCTGCTCGAGCAGATCCGGACGATCGACAAGCAGCGTCTCACGGACAAGATCACGCATTTGGATGAGGAAATGATGAGAAAAGTAGACGAGGCGCTGCTTATTAGCGTCGGTCTGATCGATTTTTAA
- the alr gene encoding alanine racemase, translating into MEGYYRPTAAVISLDALRANVTAFKSRLAPGTRLLASVKANAYGHGAVWSARTAAEAGADYLGVAFLDEALQLRDGGIDTPVLVLGLTPSDAFPIARERGIAVTLYREDQLDAIERMPVEGAKLVAHVKVDSGMGRLGVLPGAAAERFLERACKLPQLAVQGMYTHYARADENDKSYTMMQAERFASVVDYVRQAGLPLEIVHAGNTAAGIDLPPQVGGMLRLGIGMYGLYPSGEVRHDELPLAPVMSLRTRLAHVKTLAAGEGISYGTRYFTEKRESIGTLPIGYADGFSRMLSGRAEVLARGRRHPVVGSICMDQCMVRLDEVSSGDESPWMADEEVVLFGRQGDALLPVEELADKLGTINYEITCMVAARVPRVYVSDGKIVGVTNPLLRQ; encoded by the coding sequence GTGGAAGGGTATTACAGGCCGACGGCTGCCGTGATCTCGCTTGACGCGCTTCGCGCCAACGTGACCGCGTTCAAGTCGCGCCTTGCGCCGGGTACGAGGCTGCTCGCCTCGGTCAAGGCCAACGCATATGGCCACGGCGCGGTTTGGTCCGCGCGAACGGCTGCAGAGGCCGGCGCGGATTATCTGGGCGTCGCCTTTTTGGACGAAGCGCTGCAGCTGCGCGACGGGGGCATCGATACGCCCGTGCTCGTGCTGGGACTCACGCCGTCCGACGCTTTTCCGATCGCTCGCGAGCGCGGCATTGCCGTGACGTTGTATCGCGAGGATCAACTCGATGCGATCGAACGAATGCCCGTAGAAGGGGCGAAGCTCGTCGCTCATGTCAAAGTTGACTCCGGCATGGGCAGACTCGGCGTTCTGCCGGGGGCTGCCGCCGAGCGCTTTCTGGAGCGGGCCTGCAAGCTGCCGCAGTTGGCGGTCCAAGGCATGTACACGCACTACGCGCGAGCGGACGAGAACGACAAGAGCTACACGATGATGCAGGCCGAGCGCTTCGCTTCGGTCGTCGATTATGTCCGGCAGGCGGGCCTGCCGCTCGAGATCGTGCATGCGGGCAATACCGCCGCCGGCATCGATCTGCCGCCTCAGGTCGGCGGCATGCTGCGGCTCGGCATCGGCATGTATGGCCTGTATCCGAGCGGCGAGGTCCGGCACGACGAGCTTCCGCTCGCGCCGGTCATGTCGCTGCGTACGCGGCTCGCCCATGTCAAGACGCTCGCCGCGGGCGAAGGCATCAGCTACGGCACGAGGTACTTCACCGAGAAGCGCGAGTCGATCGGCACGCTGCCGATCGGCTATGCCGACGGCTTCAGCCGGATGCTGTCCGGCCGGGCCGAGGTGCTCGCGAGAGGGCGCCGGCATCCCGTAGTAGGCTCGATTTGCATGGACCAGTGCATGGTGCGTCTGGACGAAGTGTCTTCCGGAGACGAGTCTCCTTGGATGGCCGACGAGGAAGTCGTGTTGTTCGGCCGTCAAGGCGATGCGCTGCTGCCGGTCGAGGAGCTCGCCGACAAGCTGGGCACGATTAATTACGAGATTACTTGCATGGTTGCGGCCCGCGTGCCGAGAGTGTACGTCAGCGACGGCAAGATCGTCGGCGTGACGAACCCGCTGCTGCGGCAGTAG
- a CDS encoding stalk domain-containing protein: MKQSIKYVSIFLAGAIFATASSAYGASAVQMIKASIRGDLKIQVNGKALDAQPISYNNSTYLPLRKAGEAIGGQVSISGNTISIVSNSKSLSSGTATATVGSSDVWYSSTEVGAYLKNTYDIIIASSTSGSDVFMNYNGTKYPTKRDINYFYDLESSTSYYSESFWLQFLKKSDLESLHKFKINIKSRIVTPI; encoded by the coding sequence ATGAAACAATCCATCAAATACGTATCCATATTCCTTGCAGGCGCAATCTTTGCTACAGCTAGCTCTGCATATGGTGCATCTGCTGTTCAGATGATTAAGGCATCCATCCGTGGCGATCTAAAGATTCAGGTCAATGGTAAAGCCCTTGATGCTCAACCTATCTCCTACAACAACTCAACGTATCTTCCTTTGAGGAAGGCAGGTGAAGCTATAGGAGGTCAAGTGAGCATTAGTGGAAATACTATCAGCATTGTGAGTAATAGTAAGAGCTTGAGTTCGGGAACTGCTACTGCGACAGTAGGGAGCTCCGATGTATGGTATAGCTCTACTGAAGTAGGTGCATATCTTAAGAACACTTATGATATAATAATTGCCTCTTCAACAAGTGGCTCTGATGTATTTATGAATTACAACGGAACCAAATATCCAACAAAGCGCGACATAAACTATTTCTATGATTTAGAATCCAGCACTTCATACTATTCAGAATCTTTTTGGCTACAATTCTTGAAAAAGTCTGATCTCGAATCGCTTCACAAGTTTAAAATTAATATAAAATCTAGAATAGTCACTCCCATTTAA
- a CDS encoding peptidase G2 autoproteolytic cleavage domain-containing protein, with translation MATAKIKMNTGTPSQPIWEEVDLGGGKGEGIDSHKEGNDTHSWGFASHAEGNATVAGIGGSTAEILQYLDGGSNFGLSVSNAGFVVNSGETLTYSYWGFISPDDLLGRKMVGSGIIDSFQATGGVLSIWLNTWPTAYSFDTDKSLQNKYNASIGTYSSHAEGSMTQALGNTSHSEGWFTVASGDNSHSEGKRTEALSKDSHTEGQFTRVNVTGTDIEGNNLYRNVDLDIFSYDEMLPWAGHAEGYDTLVTGAAGHAEGIHTLASNIAAHAEGISSEASGWGAHAEGNTTISSGDGAHAEGNRTIASGGYSHSEGDFTVASGYNSHAEGEYTTASGNNSHAEGKGATASGGNAHAEGYQTKASGESSHAEGRQTSAVTNFSHAEGQYTSALSSEVSLSITSFDATNKKITLDTSFFNTSTSLLNTLVAGDVLYIKVDGGVDLKVTLVSRTTNVLAIDTTPQETWRFASKISGTNVPPYPVHAEGYSTMASGPGSHAEGYYTGATDFGSHSEGFYTKSMGQGSHSEGSNTIASGLSSHSEGQSTKASGPNSHAEGFTTQATGAVSHAEGNSTIASGEASHAEGAYTTASGSSSHAEGTSTKASGTNSHAEGRASAAVQQYSHAEGDGTVAGASIAPIYAFNKTAKTISTTFASSFNLGDIIYIYSYVSSSQTPNIVSASVVSKSGDVITLSGDPTGGASVTVVSFATKYAVYNANSTGSHAEGVGTTAWANGSHAEGLYTRSTDYGSHSEGILTVASSMGAHAEGHGTKVSPSFTNLTPTINTDLLGTSSITTVVGHAEGYDTLVTGAGGHAEGISTTASGIGSHAEGGSTIASGTYSHSEGLNTTASNYASHVMGRYNKLLTGSATAYSSSSDAFVIGNGTSTSALGNAFRVTFAGATYGLSAFNSTGADYGEFFEWLDGNPNGDDRTGLFVTLDGDKIRLASSSDDFILGIVSANPSVIGDSHDDWQGKYLRDEWGRIQYHEVAVPAMTLDENGVDIQDGEHFELNPIYNPEWDSSLEYVGRENRKEWAVIGMMGKLRVRDDGTCVVNGLCKPNDQGIASSSTSGYKVMKRVTNNIVMILIK, from the coding sequence ATGGCAACAGCAAAAATCAAGATGAATACAGGAACACCATCACAACCGATTTGGGAAGAAGTTGATTTAGGCGGAGGAAAAGGAGAAGGTATAGATTCACATAAAGAGGGGAATGACACGCATTCTTGGGGATTTGCTTCACATGCTGAGGGGAATGCGACTGTAGCTGGTATAGGTGGATCTACTGCTGAAATTCTACAATATCTTGATGGGGGAAGTAACTTCGGTTTGTCTGTATCGAACGCAGGGTTTGTAGTAAACTCTGGTGAAACTTTGACATATAGCTACTGGGGATTTATTAGTCCTGACGATCTTCTGGGTCGTAAAATGGTTGGGAGCGGCATTATCGATTCTTTTCAGGCTACTGGTGGCGTTTTATCAATTTGGCTAAATACTTGGCCTACTGCATACTCATTTGATACAGATAAAAGCTTACAAAACAAATATAACGCCAGCATAGGAACTTATTCTTCACATGCAGAGGGTTCAATGACACAAGCATTAGGAAATACCTCGCATTCTGAAGGATGGTTTACAGTTGCCTCAGGTGATAATTCTCACTCTGAAGGTAAGCGAACTGAAGCTCTAAGCAAAGACTCTCATACCGAAGGTCAATTTACTAGAGTGAATGTTACAGGAACGGATATTGAAGGAAATAATTTATATAGAAATGTTGATTTAGATATTTTTAGTTATGATGAGATGTTGCCTTGGGCCGGACATGCCGAAGGATATGACACACTTGTAACTGGTGCTGCTGGTCATGCCGAGGGTATTCACACATTAGCTAGTAATATTGCAGCACATGCTGAAGGCATAAGTTCTGAGGCAAGCGGATGGGGGGCGCATGCCGAAGGCAATACTACTATTTCGAGCGGTGATGGAGCGCATGCCGAAGGCAATCGTACAATAGCAAGTGGAGGTTATTCACATTCTGAAGGGGATTTTACTGTTGCTTCTGGTTATAACTCTCACGCGGAAGGTGAGTATACTACTGCCTCTGGCAACAATTCTCACGCCGAAGGAAAAGGCGCAACTGCTTCTGGAGGCAATGCACACGCAGAAGGATATCAAACTAAGGCATCTGGAGAATCTTCGCATGCTGAGGGAAGACAAACGTCTGCTGTAACTAATTTTTCACACGCTGAAGGACAATACACATCGGCTTTGTCATCTGAAGTTTCTTTGTCCATCACATCCTTTGACGCAACGAATAAAAAGATAACATTGGATACTTCATTTTTTAACACATCGACCTCTTTACTTAATACATTAGTTGCTGGCGATGTCCTATATATTAAAGTTGATGGAGGAGTAGATTTAAAAGTAACACTAGTTTCTAGGACTACAAATGTGCTAGCTATTGATACAACTCCCCAAGAAACTTGGAGATTTGCTTCAAAAATTTCTGGCACTAACGTACCTCCTTATCCAGTTCACGCAGAAGGGTATAGCACAATGGCAAGTGGACCTGGTTCACATGCAGAAGGATATTACACTGGCGCCACAGATTTTGGCTCTCATTCTGAAGGCTTTTACACAAAATCAATGGGACAGGGCTCGCATTCCGAAGGCTCAAATACAATAGCTTCAGGGCTCTCATCTCATTCAGAAGGTCAAAGTACTAAAGCCTCTGGTCCCAACTCTCACGCTGAAGGCTTTACTACTCAGGCAACAGGGGCAGTATCCCACGCCGAAGGCAATAGCACAATCGCTTCTGGCGAAGCTTCTCATGCTGAAGGAGCATATACTACTGCTTCTGGTTCTAGTTCACATGCAGAAGGAACGAGTACGAAGGCAAGCGGAACAAACTCACACGCTGAAGGTAGAGCAAGCGCAGCAGTACAACAATACTCACACGCAGAAGGAGATGGTACAGTTGCGGGAGCATCAATTGCTCCAATTTATGCCTTCAACAAGACTGCAAAAACGATCTCTACCACGTTTGCTTCTTCTTTTAATCTAGGAGATATTATTTATATTTACAGCTATGTAAGTTCATCTCAAACTCCGAATATCGTTTCGGCCAGTGTTGTGTCGAAATCTGGGGATGTCATTACTTTAAGTGGTGATCCGACTGGTGGAGCGTCAGTAACAGTAGTTTCTTTTGCAACAAAATATGCAGTATATAATGCTAACTCAACTGGTTCACATGCCGAAGGTGTAGGAACTACTGCGTGGGCAAACGGTTCGCACGCTGAGGGATTATACACTAGATCAACAGATTATGGGTCGCACTCAGAAGGAATTCTTACCGTTGCAAGTTCGATGGGGGCACACGCTGAAGGACATGGCACAAAAGTAAGCCCAAGTTTCACCAATTTAACTCCAACCATTAATACTGATTTGCTAGGTACCTCCTCTATTACAACCGTTGTTGGCCATGCTGAAGGGTATGATACGCTTGTAACTGGTGCTGGCGGTCATGCGGAAGGAATAAGTACGACAGCATCAGGCATAGGTTCACATGCGGAGGGAGGTTCTACAATTGCAAGCGGAACTTATTCGCACTCAGAAGGATTAAATACAACGGCTAGTAACTATGCTTCACATGTAATGGGAAGATACAATAAGTTGCTTACTGGTTCTGCGACAGCTTATAGCTCATCTTCTGATGCTTTTGTCATTGGCAATGGCACATCCACAAGTGCGCTTGGCAATGCATTCCGTGTCACTTTTGCAGGTGCAACTTACGGCCTTTCGGCATTTAATTCTACTGGTGCTGACTACGGCGAATTCTTTGAATGGCTTGACGGTAATCCAAATGGAGACGATAGAACTGGGCTTTTTGTAACTCTTGATGGGGACAAGATTCGTTTGGCAAGCTCTAGTGATGATTTTATTTTAGGCATCGTTTCAGCCAACCCTTCTGTTATTGGTGATAGTCATGACGATTGGCAAGGCAAGTACCTTCGTGATGAATGGGGGAGAATTCAATACCATGAAGTAGCTGTACCTGCCATGACTCTTGACGAAAATGGTGTAGATATTCAAGACGGAGAACATTTCGAGCTTAATCCAATTTACAATCCAGAATGGGATTCTAGCCTAGAATACGTGGGAAGAGAAAACCGTAAAGAATGGGCTGTTATTGGTATGATGGGTAAATTGCGGGTTCGTGATGATGGAACTTGTGTTGTGAATGGTCTTTGTAAACCTAACGACCAGGGTATTGCATCTTCGAGCACAAGCGGATACAAAGTCATGAAACGCGTTACTAATAACATCGTGATGATTCTTATAAAATAA